In Oreochromis aureus strain Israel breed Guangdong linkage group 22, ZZ_aureus, whole genome shotgun sequence, the genomic window TTCCTCTACAGAAagctttttgttgttgattGGGTCAATTACAAAGCCTGTAGCAGCTTGGGCTTCCAACAGAACCAGAGAGGTACCAGGAGTGAGCAGACCTTTGCTTTTTGCTTCATAGATACTCATTGTCTTTTTGGTGGACTGGAGATACACTCCTGCAATGCTGTTGGTCCCCTCAAGGTATTTGCGCACTGAGTCCATTTCACTTACTTCTGTTACTGTAACTTTTCCAGCACTAAGATCCTTGTAGAGTTTCTCATCAATGATTTTGGACTCAAGCAGCTCAGTTACAGAGACATCCTTTCTGATTCCATGGAACTTTTCAACTTCAGTAGTCTCTGTGATTGTTGTGGTGATGGTACTTTCTGTTGTGCTACTGTCCACTTTAGTTTCTGGTGGTTGGGACATGACGattgatgaagatgatgaagtTGTGTCTTGTGTATGCTGCTCAATGATTGTCAGGATGATTTCCAAAAAGCGCTCTATTGTGATTGAGCCAGCCTTGTACTGTTGGACAAGGTTTCTCCGCTTCTCCTCAGTGATATATTTGGAGTACAGCAGATCCCACAGAGACACTGTTTGTCCTCTGTATTTTCCTCCAGCTTTGGTTGTTATTGTAGACTTCAGAATTAGTTTAGTTGCTTCATCGACAAAGAAGTAATACTCTCCTTTCTTGACAATGACAAGTAAACTGAGGCCTGTGATGGGATCTGTAATACACCTCTCAACCAACTGGAGATATGTGAGGTTCTCCTGAGTGTTGGGGTCAAAGAAGCCCTTGGTGTCATCATCAGGATCAGATAAAATCTGGTTCATTTCTTCATCAAAGTAACCTCTTTCATATGCTACCTGTACAGGCACTCTGTGACTGTGCACCGGGTCAATTATGCCTCCAGTTGCAATTTGAGCTTCAAGCAGACGAATTCCATGATCTTTCACAATTAGATCTTTTTTCAAGGCCTGGAACAAAGAAATTGTTTCTCCAGTATAAGGATCTTTGTACCCTGTCACTGCCCTTTCTgctgaaattaattttttttcccagtcttTGCCAATAACTCCTTGGGCCACAGCTTCCTCTACAGAAagctttttgttgttgattGGGTCAATGATAAAGCCTGTGGCAGCTTGggcctccagcagaaccagagaGGTACCAGGAGTCAACAGACCTTTGCTTTTTGCTTCATAGATAGTCAAGGTCTCTTGAGTGGACTGAAGATAAACTCCTGCAATGCTGTTGGTCCCCTCAAGGTACTTGCGCACTGAGTCCATTTCACTTACTTCTGTTACTGTAACTTTTCCAGCACTAAGATCCTTGTAGAGTTTCTCATCAATGATTTTGGACTCAAGCAGCTCAGTTACAGAGACATCCTTTCTGATTCCATGGAACTTTTCAACTTCAGTAGTCTCTGTGATTGTTGTGGTGATGGTACTTTCTGTTGTGCTACTGTCCACTTTAGTTTCTGGTGGTTGGGACATGACGattgatgaagatgatgaagtTGTGTCTTGTGTATGCTGCTCAATGATTGTCAGGATGATTTCCAAAAAGCGCTCTATTGTGATTGAGCCAGCCTTGTACTGTTGGACAAGGTCTCTCCGCTTCTCCTCAGTGATATATTTGGAGTACAGCAGATCCCACAGAGACACAGTTTGTCCTCTGTATTTTCCTCCAGCTCTGGTTGTTATTGTAGACTTCAGAATTAGTTTAGTTGCCTCatcaacaaagaaataataCTCTCCTTTCTTGACAATAGACAGAAAGTTTAGCTCTGTATTTGGATCTCTGAAGCACCTCTCAATCAGCTGGAGATATGTGAGGTTCTCTTGAGTGTTGGGGTCAAAGAAGCCCTTGGTGTCATCATCAGGATCAGATAAAATCTGGTTCATTTCTTCATCAAAGTAACCTCTCTGATATGCCACCTGTATGGGTACTCGATGGCTATGGACTGGATCAATTATGCCTCCAGTTGCAATCTGAGCTTCAAGGAGACGGATGCCATGATCTTTCACAATTAGATCTTTTTTCAAGGCCTGGAACAGAGAAATTGTTTCTCCAGTGTAAGGATCTTTGTACCCTGTCACTGCCCTTTCTGCTGAAAGCAGTTTTCTTTCCCACTCTTTGCCAACCACCCCTTGAGCCACAGCTTCCTCTACAGAAagctttttgttgttgattGGGTCAATTACAAAGCCTGTGGCAGCTTGGGCTTCCAACAGAACCAGAGAGGTACCAGGAGTGAGCAGACCTTTGCTTTTTGCTTCATAGATGCTCATCACCTTTTTTGTGGACTCAACTCTTACACCTGCTATACAGTTTGTAGCTCCAAGATACTTTTGAATTGATTCCATTTTGACAACATTTTCTTCAGTTACTTCACCTTGTATAATTTGGGTGAAAAGGTCCTTTGAGATAATCTTTGACTCAAATAATTCACTGGCTGAGACTTGTTTTCGTAATCCTTTGAACTTTCTTTCCTTGGATGATACCTCTGTAATTATAATTGTGAGTATTTCAATCATCTCCTCAATTTTGGTCACTCCTGTCCGGTATTGCTGTATAAGCTGCTCCCTTTTTTGTTCTGATATGTATTCAGATAACAGTACTTCCCACAGTGTGAccgttttgtttttaaattttcctACATTCAAGgtcatctttttgtttttcagtgcaaGTTCAATTTGCTCATCTGTGTGAAACTCTTTTTCTTCATGCAGCGGTAGGAGAAGTAGCCCAGTTTTAGCATCTTTCTCACATTTATTCATCAACTGACCATATGACAGCTTTTCATTGGTATTTGGGTCAAAGAATCCTTTTGCATCATCTTTGGGGTTCAACAGAATTTTGTGAGTTTCTTCATCCAGACATCCCTTTTTGATAGCAATATGAATTGGCAGTCTGTGACTTTGATTTGGGTCAATAATTCCTCCTGTTGCTATCTGCACATCAAGAATCCGAAGGCCATAGCTTCTTTCTCTCAGCTTTTTTTGCATGGCTTCAAACAGTGATATTGTCACATCTGTATATGGATCTTTATACCCAGTGACAGCTCTTTCAGCTGAAAGAAGTTGCTCACGTACATCTGGCCCAATCACTCTCTCTTTTACAGCCTCTTCCACAGCATAGAACTCGTTTTTGAGGGGATCAGTGATCCATCCTGTTGCAGCTTGAGCTTCAAGTAGTAGAAGTGCAATGCCAGGTGTCAAGAGGCCTTCATTTTTTGCTTCATATATGCTCATCACTTTCTGGGATGGATAAACCTTAACTCCAGCAATGCTTCCAGTTCCTTTCAGGTATCTTCTCACGGGTTCACCTTGTGTTATTGTTTCTAAGGTGAGGTTTCCTTCTTTCACCTGTTTGAATGTTTCTGCATCAATGATTTCAGAATCCAGTAGTTGTTTTGCAGTGACATGCTTTCTCAGACCCATTATCATTTGGGGAGTTTCAGTCTTCTCCAGTTTTTCTATTGTGGTAATCACTAATGTGATTATGGTTTGGACACTAATCTGCcttgttctgtatttttcaatCAATTCAAGTCGCTGATCCTCAGTGAAGTAGCCAGAGTGAATCAGGTCCCACAGTGTAACTGATTTTCCAGAATAGTGTCCTACAGATATGCTGACACTTGTCTTTTCAAAGTCTTCCTTAATCTCCGTGTCAGTATAAATCTTTTGCTTTGTTGCTGTAGCTTTTGGTGTGTCATTCAGTGGCAGGAGAAACAGTCCAGTTTCCTTATCTTTCACACATCTGCCCAACATCTCCATGTATGTCagattttcttttgtctttgggTCAAAAAAGCCCTTTGTGTCATCACTTGGGTCTGTTAGGATTTGATTAAGTTCTTCATCAAAATATCCCTTCTTGTATGCAACTTCAAGGGGTAAGTGGAGACACTTTAAGGGATCGATGATACCACCTGTAGCAATCTGGGCCTCAAGTAAACGAATGCCATGCTGCTTGACAATAAGATCTTTTTTCAATGCTTGGAAGAGAGAGATCTTCTGACCTGTGTATGGATCTTTGTAACCAGTGACAGCTCTCTCTGCAGACAAAAGTTTTTCATACATTTGTGGACTAATCAACTTTTCTTTGAGAGCTTGTTCAACTGTAAGTTTTTTGTTATTCAAAGGATCAACAACAAATCCTGTAGCTGCTTGTGCTTCGAGGAGGCAAAGggcagtgccaggtgcaagaatGCCAATTCTCTGTGCCTCATGaatgcttatttttttatttgagggTTGCAGTATCAACCCAGCTACACAACTTTTTCCTTGTAGGTAGGCTCTCACACTGTCCATTTTCATCACATCAGTGCTGTTCATGTTTCCAGCAAGCAAACTGTTGTAGGTGTTTTCATCCACAATTTCTAGATCCAAAAGGTCCACAGCAGAGACTTCTCCTCTGAGACCTTCAAACTTCAGTCCTTCTTGCTGTCGTATCTCCTTACTCTCAATGATCTCTACAATGGTCTCAGTGAGTTGCTGAATTGTGATTTTCTTTGACCTGAAGAGCTTGAAAAACTCCTGTCGTTTGTCTTCAGAAAGATATTCTGAGTTGATAAGATCCCacagtgttgtgtgtttgcCCTTGAACCTACCGTACTTGACAGTAACTATTGTTGTTTTGAACAATTCTCTGATGTTGTCATCTATCTTTATTTTGTTGCTCTTGCCTTTGAGAGGTAAGAGGCACAGGCCTGTACTAGGATCTGTTACACATCTGGCCATGAGCTGCAAGTATGTCAGGTTCTCGTGGGTGTTGGGGTCAAAGAATCCCTTGGTGTCATCACTTGGATCATCCAGGATCTGATTCATTTCTTCATTAAAGTACCCCTTCTTATAGGCCACATGGACAGGTATGCGATGGCTGTTCACTGGGTCGATGATCCCACCAGTGGCAATCTGTGCCTCCAGGAGCCTAATGCCATGGTCTTTTAGGATCAGGTCTTTTTGCATTGCTTGGAACAAAGAAATTATTTCTCCAGTGTATGGATCTTTGTATCCAGTAACTGCTTTCTCTGCCGATCGCAGCTTTTGACACACATCAGGCCCCACAATCTTTGCTTTGACAGCTTCATCCACTGAAAACTTTCTATTTCCAATAGGGTCAATAATGAACCCTGTTGCTGCCTGTGCCTCCAGTAGAATCAGAGCAGTTCCTGGCATCAGCTTTCCTTTCTGTTTGGCCTGGTAGATGGTCATGATTTGAGAATCAGGAAGCATAATACCTGCAATGCTGTCTTTCCCTTTTAAgtacacatttacattttcatcTTCAATGACTTCCTGCACAGATTTCTTTCCCTTCTTGAGGTCCTCTAAGACCTCCTGACTAATGATATCTGCTTCCACAAGCTGCTTGGCTGTaacagtgtctctgatgccttCAAAGACGACGTCAGTTGTTTTCACTGACTTTTCTATCACTTCCAGGACTGTTGTAATGATCATCTTGATGGTAATCTTCCCCTCtctgtattttttaaagatgtcttgCCTCTGGTTTTCATCAAAGTATTCTGACATCAGCAGTTCCCACAGAGATACTGTCATTCCCGCATATTTGCCATATGTCACTTTCACTTTCTCTGCCTTGAAAGCCGTTTTAGTTTGGTAGTCAATGAAACTGAAATTTACCCTGTCTGATTTATCACGTAAAGGGAGGAGGCACAGTCCAGTAGTAGGATCGGTGACACACCTTTCCATCAACTGAAGATAGGTTAGATTTTCTTCTGTGTTTGGATCAAAAAAGCCTTTTGTGTCATCTCCTGAATCCTCCAATATGGCATTCATTTGTTCATCAAAATAACCTCTCTTGAAGGCCACTTCTGTAGGAAGTCTATGACTGTTGATTGGATCAATTATTCCACCTGTAGCAATTTGTGCTTCAAGCAGGCGGATTCCATGTTCTTTGACAATGAGGTCTTTTGAGAGTGCTTGAAACAGGGAGATAGTTTCACTGGTGTATGGGTCTTTGTATCCGGTCACTGCTCGCTCAGCAGAACGCAGCTTTGCGTGATATTCTGGGCCAACAAGTTTGTTTTTGACAGCTTCATCCACAGTGTACTTCTTATTTTCTACAGGATCAATCATGAATCCAGTAGCAGCTTGTGCCTCCAGGAGAACAAGCGATGTCCCAGGCATCAGTATGCCTTGCTTCATGGCTTTATAAATGCTCATTCTCTGATTGGTTGAGAGTATAGCAATGCCTGCAATGCTGCCTTTGCCTTCCAGGTATTCTTTCACTGTTTCAATCAACATCACATCCTGTGTTGTGGTTTTCCCCTTCTGCAGGTCATCATATGTTTCTTTGTCAATGATCTTTGATTCAAGGAGCTGGGTGGAGGAAATGCCTTTGCGCAGACCTTTGAAGGTGATGCAGACAGGAAGAAGCAACAGGCCTGTATCGGGCTCCACAATGCATTGCTCTTGGAGGCTTCTGTAGTTAAGATTTTGTTGCAAAGTTGGATGATAAAACACTTTGAGCTCTGACATCTGGTCCTTCAGCAAATCTTTTTGATAGTAGCCCTTCTGAATTGCAGAGTCAACTGAAATATATGTCTTATCGACAGGATCAAACAGGCCTTTTGTGGCTATCTGTGCTTCCAGCAGCCTCAATCCATAATCTTTTGGAACTAAATCTTTTTGCATAGCTTGGAATACAGATATCATTTGGTTGGTGTAGGGGTCTACATACCCAGTGATTGCTTTCCCTGCTTTAAGGAGTTTCTCTTTCATCTCTGATCCAACTATTCCCTCTTTAACAGCATCCTCTACAGGAAGCTTTCGGTTGTTTATTGGGTCTACAATACCTACTGTGGCAGCTTGTGCTTCAAGCAGAGCCAGTGCTGTTCCTGGCTTAAGCATACGCTTCTTCATGGCTTCATATATGGttatctttgtctttgtcttttccAGAAATATACCAGCCACAGGTTCATGGACTTTTGTGCAGCCATTTTGCTTCGCATCGCCATCCTTAAGGTTGGAGTCCATCTTGACCTAAAGGGCTGTGTTAAAACAGAAACGGTTACAGAGCTTGTTTTGTATGTGGTATCTTATGATTCATAAGTAATAGTAAAGCACAGATCTGAGACACATTTGGACACACTGCAGTTAAACTAGATTATGCTGGCCTGATTATAAAATACACATGTATTGATTTGGATGGACAAAATAACTTGGCAGGTTTTTATACAGTTATTTCTCATACACAAATTATTCAGACTGAATAGACATTGCAGATTGCAATGACAAATTGTATTTAAGTCTGGCTCCTAGAGGGGTTTTtttaagaaagtaaaataaacacattatagTATCCAGCATAACTCTGACTCCTTAAATAACTTAATAACTAGTCTGGAGCAATTGAAATACAAATACATGGTAATTGATTTTGTTTCCATTAATTGTACTGTAAGTTTTGGAATTTATTATCTTCCAACTGTAATATCAAACCTTTCAATTTCCTTTTTGAGTACGTGGACAGCCTTGGATGCTTCCTGTTGTTCCAAAATCCAAGATCCAACACCAGTGGCTTCCTGATTTTTATGATCTCAGAGCTTTGAAACTCCGTCCCTGGAGAGATAAGGTGGTCGTAATAAGTTTGAGcttaaattttatttgtttatgatTTGATATTGAAACTATTTTATGCCATTTCGCATGAAGTTTCTAAATCACATATGGGTAAAATACACACCATTTCATCACTGACCTAGAATGTaggtaaaatgttaaaatgtccatACAGCatttagagtttttttttctactatGTTATTAACACTTGCTGTTACCATGACAATGATCAAAGTCTGTATGGCTCCTTTACAAACAGCTACTTTCCTTCACAGATGTCCCAGATGCCGATGTGGGCAAGTTTGTactgcagaaatactgttttggttttgttttttctaatagTTTTTCTTATCATTTCATCATGCCCTGCACAGattcaagaacaaaaaaactatTAATTACGTGTCAGTGtctgagcacttttcacacacatcCCCCATTTGCTTTTGGCAGTAATAGCAGTGTGTCAAACTGGAACAGCCACATGCCCTGTTTTGTAATAACATgcaagggaaaaaacaacaactgcaaATACAAGAGTTCATGTCTATTGCAATCCTGTGCACCAAAGTCTAAATTTGCAGAGCTTTATAAACTTGTGGCTgagttttgtttgcttgttagACCCTCACTTTTTATGTCTAGCCATAAAAAGCCACAAAAGAGCTAAATTCACGACGGCATTAAAATATCagcttcaagaaaaaaaaaatatttgactttttaaaaaatttaatcaATTTGCACTCCAATCCAATATGATTTAAAGCTTATGAAGAGCTTTTTGTTTAGAAATTCTACAACTTAACCCAAATTTATACACATCCACTTGTACTTAAGGTACTAAATTTAACATCTAAAAACAGGGAATAATAAAAGCAAATGCATAATCTTTAAGCATATTCTTTATATGGTGCATGAGAAGTTACTGTACTGAAAAGGCTTTGCAAAGATCACATCTCAGTTAATTATTGTTACAGTTAGTAATTACTATCACAAAAAAATGTAGTGATTTCACAATTTTCTGAGAACCAGTGGGTCTTTCAACCTTGTGGGGATTGGTAACTGTCACAAATTATGTCATGACACTTGTAGGAGTCAACACAATAAGGCTCAGAAAAACAGGGTGTGAACTGAAACTCAGccaagctactcagaaacatgTTAAGTGTTAAGTCACAGATAGAGCTCTACTGTGTGCATGATTGTTTTCATATGTTTACTGTGATAAACTTTAACAGACGTTTAGGCTGTGTGAGCTGCACTACCTGAGATGTGTATTAAGCAGCTGTTATTGATAATGTGGCAGAAAGATGCATAGATAAGCAAAGTAACACAAACAGATGTGGATGTGAAGTCCGCATAACTTTCTATTTGTACAAGAGCAGCAGGTCTGTGGCAGTTCAGTATCTCTACCTGCAAGTGCTCAATTTACATCTCGTGTTTGTCACCCACTTTGTAaatatttgaatgtttttgaagCTTTCAAGCATTCACTTTACATTTATGGCACCATGTGAATTTGCTTGTCATATCATAAAGGCAAATACACTTCCTGCACAAAGTTAAAGAGTTACCCAACTGTGCTAACACCGCTTCACTGTTTAACGGACAGGGAAGCACTGTCCATTATATGCAGGAGCAAATATacaagaaatttattttaaaaactacattttgctTCCATTTTCACCTTTACAAGATCTCTAAGCACAACTAACTGTATATTCAGTGGCCTCTTTATTAGGTATCATCTGTCACATATGTGCATTTACTCATAAAGTTACATTTTAGTGAACTTCATGTGTAATAAAATTATCCACTACTCTTAGTTACAGTTTATCTTACTCAGACTTGGTGTGCAGAGGTGTGTCTGGGCTATATTGAGGCCACCAGCATACATGACACACCCCTGAACACAACCGAGTCCAGCAAACAACTCTATAACCTCAGTGCTAAAACACATAATTGACTTCACAGTTGTGTGATGGTGTTAAGGAGAACTGATTAGAGGCATCAAAAATGTAGACCTAAAGTCAAAAGAGCATTCGGTTACATTAGATTATCTAGTAGTACTGTATAAAAGGAACCACTTTTGGGGCTCTGATTAAAATATAATGTTGTattgatgttgtttattcttctTGGTCCATTAAAAATCAGAAAACAGTAAAAAGGGTCTTTGTATCACTAAATGatgtctgtttttaaatcttattttgTCAGATTAACAGTTCAAAACTGTTATTTGGAGTTAAAATGGTCACTTGTGAATCTCTTATATTAGAGGAGCAAAAACAGTTGAGTAATAACTGACATAAAATAGCACCAGTTTAGTAAGAAAGTGGACCAAAGATTTCCCAAggaatacatacatatataaataatcaCATGACATGAATGAGTTATGATGTTTCTAACTGTAAATCTTTAGGTTGAGCCAAGGATCGGTCTGAATGACAAGATGTTGGCATTGATAACCAGCAAACCTAGTATACTTTTATGGAGAATCAGTCAAGCAGTTTTAAGATTGACACCTAACTGCAAATTACTCACAACTTTCTCTCACTTGTGGGCTACATATTCTGTAGCAACAAGCCCAGTTACATCATATGTACACTTCAGCCTTTGTTGTGCATTTTTGATGCCACCCCAGCAATAAAATACAAGTTATTGGCTAGGAATGAATGAGACAATATAGTATCACTGATGCAGGTGTTGCACAACAGTTTTTGGAGCTGTAACTGCGGAAAATCCTGGAGTCATTGTGTAAATAGATCCAAGGGTGATGTCAGCACAGTGTTTAGACTTGTTGAAAGCCTCATTAGCAACGTACGggcatatttattttaccagcgGCGGTCAAAGGTGATCAGTGAGGAATTTGTGCATTCCCTTTTTATCTCAGGGTGTTGGCTAAGAGCACAGGATAGAGACACTTTCTGTTTCCTCTCATTTTGCTTTGGCAACACAGTCTCACTCCTACTTTCTGAGGAAACGACTGTCTATATATGGTTCTAGTTTTATCTAAATGCCAGtcaaagaaaagtttttttctttagaaaaaaacaaccaaagaaactactgttttacacaaccaaactaaaaaaaaattgctcttaCCCAAGTGTGCTTGGATGATATCCCAGCTCTGTACTGGCGAGCTTTCAGCTTCAGCTGGTATGAAAGACACCACAACCCTGAAGTGCTCCCAGCATCTCAGAAGTGTTCACTCCTCACTG contains:
- the eppk1 gene encoding epiplakin, encoding MDSNLKDGDAKQNGCTKVHEPVAGIFLEKTKTKITIYEAMKKRMLKPGTALALLEAQAATVGIVDPINNRKLPVEDAVKEGIVGSEMKEKLLKAGKAITGYVDPYTNQMISVFQAMQKDLVPKDYGLRLLEAQIATKGLFDPVDKTYISVDSAIQKGYYQKDLLKDQMSELKVFYHPTLQQNLNYRSLQEQCIVEPDTGLLLLPVCITFKGLRKGISSTQLLESKIIDKETYDDLQKGKTTTQDVMLIETVKEYLEGKGSIAGIAILSTNQRMSIYKAMKQGILMPGTSLVLLEAQAATGFMIDPVENKKYTVDEAVKNKLVGPEYHAKLRSAERAVTGYKDPYTSETISLFQALSKDLIVKEHGIRLLEAQIATGGIIDPINSHRLPTEVAFKRGYFDEQMNAILEDSGDDTKGFFDPNTEENLTYLQLMERCVTDPTTGLCLLPLRDKSDRVNFSFIDYQTKTAFKAEKVKVTYGKYAGMTVSLWELLMSEYFDENQRQDIFKKYREGKITIKMIITTVLEVIEKSVKTTDVVFEGIRDTVTAKQLVEADIISQEVLEDLKKGKKSVQEVIEDENVNVYLKGKDSIAGIMLPDSQIMTIYQAKQKGKLMPGTALILLEAQAATGFIIDPIGNRKFSVDEAVKAKIVGPDVCQKLRSAEKAVTGYKDPYTGEIISLFQAMQKDLILKDHGIRLLEAQIATGGIIDPVNSHRIPVHVAYKKGYFNEEMNQILDDPSDDTKGFFDPNTHENLTYLQLMARCVTDPSTGLCLLPLKGKSNKIKIDDNIRELFKTTIVTVKYGRFKGKHTTLWDLINSEYLSEDKRQEFFKLFRSKKITIQQLTETIVEIIESKEIRQQEGLKFEGLRGEVSAVDLLDLEIVDENTYNSLLAGNMNSTDVMKMDSVRAYLQGKSCVAGLILQPSNKKISIHEAQRIGILAPGTALCLLEAQAATGFVVDPLNNKKLTVEQALKEKLISPQMYEKLLSAERAVTGYKDPYTGQKISLFQALKKDLIVKQHGIRLLEAQIATGGIIDPLKCLHLPLEVAYKKGYFDEELNQILTDPSDDTKGFFDPKTKENLTYMEMLGRCVKDKETGLFLLPLNDTPKATATKQKIYTDTEIKEDFEKTSVSISVGHYSGKSVTLWDLIHSGYFTEDQRLELIEKYRTRQISVQTIITLVITTIEKLEKTETPQMIMGLRKHVTAKQLLDSEIIDAETFKQVKEGNLTLETITQGEPVRRYLKGTGSIAGVKVYPSQKVMSIYEAKNEGLLTPGIALLLLEAQAATGWITDPLKNEFYAVEEAVKERVIGPDVREQLLSAERAVTGYKDPYTDVTISLFEAMQKKLRERSYGLRILDVQIATGGIIDPNQSHRLPIHIAIKKGCLDEETHKILLNPKDDAKGFFDPNTNEKLSYGQLMNKCEKDAKTGLLLLPLHEEKEFHTDEQIELALKNKKMTLNVGKFKNKTVTLWEVLLSEYISEQKREQLIQQYRTGVTKIEEMIEILTIIITEVSSKERKFKGLRKQVSASELFESKIISKDLFTQIIQGEVTEENVVKMESIQKYLGATNCIAGVRVESTKKVMSIYEAKSKGLLTPGTSLVLLEAQAATGFVIDPINNKKLSVEEAVAQGVVGKEWERKLLSAERAVTGYKDPYTGETISLFQALKKDLIVKDHGIRLLEAQIATGGIIDPVHSHRVPIQVAYQRGYFDEEMNQILSDPDDDTKGFFDPNTQENLTYLQLIERCFRDPNTELNFLSIVKKGEYYFFVDEATKLILKSTITTRAGGKYRGQTVSLWDLLYSKYITEEKRRDLVQQYKAGSITIERFLEIILTIIEQHTQDTTSSSSSIVMSQPPETKVDSSTTESTITTTITETTEVEKFHGIRKDVSVTELLESKIIDEKLYKDLSAGKVTVTEVSEMDSVRKYLEGTNSIAGVYLQSTQETLTIYEAKSKGLLTPGTSLVLLEAQAATGFIIDPINNKKLSVEEAVAQGVIGKDWEKKLISAERAVTGYKDPYTGETISLFQALKKDLIVKDHGIRLLEAQIATGGIIDPVHSHRVPVQVAYERGYFDEEMNQILSDPDDDTKGFFDPNTQENLTYLQLVERCITDPITGLSLLVIVKKGEYYFFVDEATKLILKSTITTKAGGKYRGQTVSLWDLLYSKYITEEKRRNLVQQYKAGSITIERFLEIILTIIEQHTQDTTSSSSSIVMSQPPETKVDSSTTESTITTTITETTEVEKFHGIRKDVSVTELLESKIIDEKLYKDLSAGKVTVTEVSEMDSVRKYLEGTNSIAGVYLQSTKKTMSIYEAKSKGLLTPGTSLVLLEAQAATGFVIDPINNKKLSVEEAVALGVIGKEWKNKLISAERAVTGYKDPYTGQTISLFQALKKDLIVKDHGIRLLEAQIATGGIIDPVHSHRVPVQVAYERGYFDEEMNQILSDPDDDTKGFFDPNTQENLTYLQLVERCITDPITGLSLLVIVKKGEYYFFVDEATKLILKSTITTKAGGKYRGQTVSLWDLLYSKYITEEKRRDLVQQYKAGSITIERFLEIILTIIEQHTQDTTSSSSSIVMSQPPETKVDSSTTESTITTTITETTEVEKFHGIRKDVSVTELLESKIIDEKLYKDLSAGKVTVTEVSEMDSVRKYLEGTNSIAGVYLQSTQETLTIYEAKSKGLLTPGTSLVLLEAQAATGFIIDPINNKKLSVEEAVAQGVIGKDWEKKLISAERAVTGYKDPYTGQTISLFQALKKDLIVKDHGIRLLEAQIATGGIIDPVHSHRVPVQVAYERGYFDEEMNQILSDPDDDTKGFFDPNTQENLTYLQLVERCITDPITGLSLLVIVKKGEYYFFVDEATKLILKSTITTKAGGKYKGQTVSLWDLLYSKYITEEKRRALVQQYKAGSITIERLLEIILTIIEQHTQDTTSSSSSIVMSQPPETKVDSSTTESTITTTITETTEVEKFHGIRKDVSVTELLESKIIDEKLYKELSAGKVTVTEVSEMDSVRKYLEGTNSIAGVYLQSTKKTMSIYEAKSKGLLTPGTSLVLLEAQAATGFIIDPIKNKKLSVEEAVAQGVIGKEWKNKLISAERAVTGYKDPYTGQTISLFQALKKDLIVKDHGIRLLEAQIATGGIIDPVHSHRVPVQVAYERGYFDEEMNQILSDPDDDTKGFFDPNTQENLTYLQLVERCITDPITGLSLLVIVKKGEYYFFVDEATKLILKSTITTKAGGKYRGQTVSLWDLLYSKYITEEKRRNLVQQYKAGSITIERFLEIILTIIEQHTQDTTSSSSSIVMSQPPETKVDSSTTESTITTTITETTEVEKFHGIRKDVSVTELLESKIIDEKLYKDLSAGKVTVTEVSEMDSVRKYLEGTNSIAGVYLQSTKKTMSIYEAKSKGLLTPGTSLVLLEAQAATGFVIDPVKNKKLSVEEAVDERVVGKEWKNKLISAERAVTGYKDPYTGQTISLFQALKKDLIVKDHGIRLLEAQIATGGIIDPVYSHRVPVQVAYERGYFDEEMNQILSDPDDDTKGFFDPNTQENLTYLQLVERCITDPITGLSLLVIVKKGEFYFFVDEATKLILKSKTTTRAGGKYRGQTVSLWDLLYSKYITEEKRRDLVQQYKAGTITIERFLEIILTIIEQHTQDTTSSSSTIVMSQPPETKADSNTTETTTITTTITETTEVEKFHGIRKDVSATELLQSKIIDEKLYKDLSAGKVTVTEVSEMDSVRKYLEGTNSIAGVYLQSTQETLTIYEAKSKGLLTPGTSLVLLEAQAATGFVIDPINKNKLSVEEAVAQGVIGKEWKNKLISAERAVTGYKDPYTGQTISLFQALKKDLIVKEHGIRLLEAQIATGGIIDPVHSHRVPVQVAYERGYFDEEMNQILSDPDDDTKGFFDPNTQENLTYLQLVERCITDPITGLSLLVIVKKGEYYFFVDEATKLILKSTITTKAGGKYRGQTVSLWDLLYSKYITEEKRRDLVQQYKAGSITIERLLEIILTIIGQHTQDTTSSSSSIVMSQPPETKVDSSTTESTITTTITETTEVEKFHGIRKDVSATELLQSKIIDEKLYKDLSAGKVTVTEVSEMDSVRKYLEGTNSIAGVYLQSTKKTMSIYEAKSKGLLAPGTSLVLLEAQAATGFIIDPIKNKKLSVEEAVAQGVIGKAWKNKLISAERAVTGYKDPYTGETISLFQALKKDLIVKDHGIRLLEAQIATGGIIDPVHSHRVPVQVAYERGYFDEEMNQILSDPDDDTKGFFDPNTQENLTYLQLVERCITDPITGLSLLPLQK